The Fundulus heteroclitus isolate FHET01 chromosome 13, MU-UCD_Fhet_4.1, whole genome shotgun sequence genome contains a region encoding:
- the LOC105930382 gene encoding MAR-binding filament-like protein 1 isoform X3: MSHQRQRHDNGMVRPQGRWGNQQNQQARFHPPPVHFLHGEIQRLHSLLDVARDRWSAENQKVACLEAELEETKLQLQKQKRLKEMHINMGKETKRELMRVEKFRDSATLDPAAISSIVYDDMKYKQKKLLQNDFVELKTAYIRDQEAFKAQIQAEKEKSNALQEELGEIKTSYEELRSKCEAGVAVVEQQDQQLLEKLRAEKDDLYQKMSLEIALLQEREKQTQSQLDQAEVSYQELKNRANQDLQLINVLRAEKDHLYRTILLEITQLVEEGKQTQSQLDQAEVYYQELNSKYEKEVSALNQQAETYQKEVDHEKKANLERAMKDLMLLDNMRAEKDRLQENMSKEITCLQEKERCLQSKMDEINVLYQELNSRYETEVSALKQQAEAFKLEIKSEKKAHLETENKNTELIKNLRAEKDDLQQKFTTEPQKMKAEVRKQTGVNTQLCGELKDEKDLTNSQRKIVGCEEPSLQNESIPEINLPEPASMDPEEVSEETLSEISEPAEISECTEVTPMDNKTLEELPKIIHLDPENMEDAGKGTKSNPLILENTPAHSGCEETKNMEEEQEHI, translated from the exons ATGTCTCATCAGAGGCAGAGACACGACAATGGCATGGTGAGACCTCAGGGTAGATGGggaaatcaacaaaaccagcaagCCAGGTTTCATCCTCCTCCCGTCCATTTCTTACACGGAGAAATCCAAAGGCTGCACTCGCTTTTGGATGTGGCGAGAGACAGGTGGAGCGCAGAGAACCAAAAGGTGGCGTGTTTGGAGGCAGAGCTGGAAGAGACAAAACTCCAGCTGCAAAAGCAGAAGCGTCTCAAAGAGATGCACATCAACATGGGCAAAGAGACGAAGAGAGAACTCATGAGAGTGGAGAAGTTCAGGGATTCGGCGACACTTGACCCTGCCGCCATCTCTTCCATCGTGTACGACGATATGAAATACAAGCAGAAGAAGTTGCTGCAAAACGACTTTGTGGAATTAAAGACGGCCTACATCCGCGACCAGGAAGCATTTAAGGCACAAATCCAGGCggagaaagagaaaagcaaTGCCCTCCAAGAAGAACTAGGCGAAATCAAGACTTCCTACGAGGAGCTTCGCTCTAAATGTGAGGCTGGTGTTGCTGTGGTGGAGCAGCAGGATCAACAGCTCCTTGAGAAGCTGAGAGCTGAGAAG GACGATCTCTATCAGAAAATGTCACTGGAGATCGCACTGCTGCAAGAGAGGGAGAAACAGACGCAGAGCCAACTAGACCAGGCTGAAGTTTCTTACCAAGAACTGAAAA ACAGAGCAAACCAGGATCTACAGCTTATCAACGTCCTGAGAGCTGAGAAGGACCATCTCTATCGGACAATCTTATTGGAGATCACACAGCTGGTAGAGGAGGGGAAACAGACGCAGAGCCAACTAGATCAGGCTGAAGTTTATTACCAAGAACTGAACTCTAAGTATGAAAAAGAGGTTTCTGCATTAAATCAGCAAGCCGAAACATATCAGAAGGAGGTAGATCACGAGAAAAAAGCTAATTTGGAGAGAGCAATGAAGGACCTTATGCTTCTCGACAATATGAGAGCTGAGAAGGACCGTCTCCAAGAAAACATGTCAAAAGAGATCACATGCCTGCAAGAGAAGGAGAGATGTTTGCAGAGCAAGATGGACGAGATTAACGTTTTATACCAGGAACTAAATTCAAGGTATGAAACTGAGGTTTCTGCCCTGAAACAGCAAGCAGAAGCCTTCAAGCTGGAGATTAAAAGTGAGAAGAAAGCTCATTTGGAGACAGAAAATAAGAACACGGAGCTCATCAAGAACCTTAGAGCTGAGAAGGATGATCTCCAGCAGAAATTCACTACAGAGCCGCAGAAAATGAAAGCTGAAGTCAGAAAGCAAACCGGAGTCAACACTCAGCTCTGTGGGGAGCTTAAAGACGAAAAAGATCTCACTAACTCGCAAAGGAAAATCGTTGGGTGTGAAGAACCGAGCCTGCAGAACGAATCCATCCCTGAAATAAATCTTCCTGAGCCTGCAAGCATGGATCCTGAGGAGGTCTCAGAAGAAACCTTATCAGAGATCAGTGAACCTGCAGAGATCAGTGAATGTACCGAAGTAACTCCCATGGACAATAAGACTTTAGAGGAACTGCCCAAGATAATTCACCTTGATCCTGAAAACATGGAGGATGCAGGCAAAGGGACAAAATCAAACCCTTTGATTCTGGAAAACACTCCGGCACACTCTGGCTGTGAGGAAACCAAAAACATGGAAGAAGAACAGGAACACATCTAG
- the LOC105930382 gene encoding MAR-binding filament-like protein 1 isoform X4, translating into MSHQRQRHDNGMVRPQGRWGNQQNQQARFHPPPVHFLHGEIQRLHSLLDVARDRWSAENQKVACLEAELEETKLQLQKQKRLKEMHINMGKETKRELMRVEKFRDSATLDPAAISSIVYDDMKYKQKKLLQNDFVELKTAYIRDQEAFKAQIQAEKEKSNALQEELGEIKTSYEELRSKCEAGVAVVEQQDQQLLEKLRAEKDGLYRKMSLEIERLQEREKQTQSQLDQAEVSYQELKNRANQDLQLINVLRAEKDHLYRTILLEITQLVEEGKQTQSQLDQAEVYYQELNSKYEKEVSALNQQAETYQKEVDHEKKANLERAMKDLMLLDNMRAEKDRLQENMSKEITCLQEKERCLQSKMDEINVLYQELNSRYETEVSALKQQAEAFKLEIKSEKKAHLETENKNTELIKNLRAEKDDLQQKFTTEPQKMKAEVRKQTGVNTQLCGELKDEKDLTNSQRKIVGCEEPSLQNESIPEINLPEPASMDPEEVSEETLSEISEPAEISECTEVTPMDNKTLEELPKIIHLDPENMEDAGKGTKSNPLILENTPAHSGCEETKNMEEEQEHI; encoded by the exons ATGTCTCATCAGAGGCAGAGACACGACAATGGCATGGTGAGACCTCAGGGTAGATGGggaaatcaacaaaaccagcaagCCAGGTTTCATCCTCCTCCCGTCCATTTCTTACACGGAGAAATCCAAAGGCTGCACTCGCTTTTGGATGTGGCGAGAGACAGGTGGAGCGCAGAGAACCAAAAGGTGGCGTGTTTGGAGGCAGAGCTGGAAGAGACAAAACTCCAGCTGCAAAAGCAGAAGCGTCTCAAAGAGATGCACATCAACATGGGCAAAGAGACGAAGAGAGAACTCATGAGAGTGGAGAAGTTCAGGGATTCGGCGACACTTGACCCTGCCGCCATCTCTTCCATCGTGTACGACGATATGAAATACAAGCAGAAGAAGTTGCTGCAAAACGACTTTGTGGAATTAAAGACGGCCTACATCCGCGACCAGGAAGCATTTAAGGCACAAATCCAGGCggagaaagagaaaagcaaTGCCCTCCAAGAAGAACTAGGCGAAATCAAGACTTCCTACGAGGAGCTTCGCTCTAAATGTGAGGCTGGTGTTGCTGTGGTGGAGCAGCAGGATCAACAGCTCCTTGAGAAGCTGAGAGCTGAGAAGGACGGTCTCTATCGGAAAATGTCACTGGAGATCGAACGGCTGCAAGAGAG GGAGAAACAGACGCAGAGCCAACTAGACCAGGCTGAAGTTTCTTACCAAGAACTGAAAA ACAGAGCAAACCAGGATCTACAGCTTATCAACGTCCTGAGAGCTGAGAAGGACCATCTCTATCGGACAATCTTATTGGAGATCACACAGCTGGTAGAGGAGGGGAAACAGACGCAGAGCCAACTAGATCAGGCTGAAGTTTATTACCAAGAACTGAACTCTAAGTATGAAAAAGAGGTTTCTGCATTAAATCAGCAAGCCGAAACATATCAGAAGGAGGTAGATCACGAGAAAAAAGCTAATTTGGAGAGAGCAATGAAGGACCTTATGCTTCTCGACAATATGAGAGCTGAGAAGGACCGTCTCCAAGAAAACATGTCAAAAGAGATCACATGCCTGCAAGAGAAGGAGAGATGTTTGCAGAGCAAGATGGACGAGATTAACGTTTTATACCAGGAACTAAATTCAAGGTATGAAACTGAGGTTTCTGCCCTGAAACAGCAAGCAGAAGCCTTCAAGCTGGAGATTAAAAGTGAGAAGAAAGCTCATTTGGAGACAGAAAATAAGAACACGGAGCTCATCAAGAACCTTAGAGCTGAGAAGGATGATCTCCAGCAGAAATTCACTACAGAGCCGCAGAAAATGAAAGCTGAAGTCAGAAAGCAAACCGGAGTCAACACTCAGCTCTGTGGGGAGCTTAAAGACGAAAAAGATCTCACTAACTCGCAAAGGAAAATCGTTGGGTGTGAAGAACCGAGCCTGCAGAACGAATCCATCCCTGAAATAAATCTTCCTGAGCCTGCAAGCATGGATCCTGAGGAGGTCTCAGAAGAAACCTTATCAGAGATCAGTGAACCTGCAGAGATCAGTGAATGTACCGAAGTAACTCCCATGGACAATAAGACTTTAGAGGAACTGCCCAAGATAATTCACCTTGATCCTGAAAACATGGAGGATGCAGGCAAAGGGACAAAATCAAACCCTTTGATTCTGGAAAACACTCCGGCACACTCTGGCTGTGAGGAAACCAAAAACATGGAAGAAGAACAGGAACACATCTAG
- the LOC105930382 gene encoding MAR-binding filament-like protein 1 isoform X2 produces the protein MSHQRQRHDNGMVRPQGRWGNQQNQQARFHPPPVHFLHGEIQRLHSLLDVARDRWSAENQKVACLEAELEETKLQLQKQKRLKEMHINMGKETKRELMRVEKFRDSATLDPAAISSIVYDDMKYKQKKLLQNDFVELKTAYIRDQEAFKAQIQAEKEKSNALQEELGEIKTSYEELRSKCEAGVAVVEQQDQQLLEKLRAEKDGLYRKMSLEIERLQEREKQTQSQLDQAEVSYQELKNRANQDLQLINVLRAEKDHLYRTILLEITQLVEEGKQTQSQLDQAEVYYQELNSKYEKEVSALNQQAETYQKEVDHEKKANLERAMKDLMLLDNMRAEKDRLQENMSKEITCLQEKERCLQSKMDEINVLYQELNSRYETEVSALKQQAEAFKLEIKSEKKAHLETENKNTELIKNLRAEKDDLQQKFTTEPQKMKAEVRKQTGVNTQLCGELKDEKDLTNSQRKIVGCEEPSLQNESIPEINLPEPASMDPEEVSEETLSEISEPAEISECTEVTPMDNKTLEELPKIIHLDPENMEDAGKGTKSNPLILENTPAHSGCEETKNMEEEQEHI, from the exons ATGTCTCATCAGAGGCAGAGACACGACAATGGCATGGTGAGACCTCAGGGTAGATGGggaaatcaacaaaaccagcaagCCAGGTTTCATCCTCCTCCCGTCCATTTCTTACACGGAGAAATCCAAAGGCTGCACTCGCTTTTGGATGTGGCGAGAGACAGGTGGAGCGCAGAGAACCAAAAGGTGGCGTGTTTGGAGGCAGAGCTGGAAGAGACAAAACTCCAGCTGCAAAAGCAGAAGCGTCTCAAAGAGATGCACATCAACATGGGCAAAGAGACGAAGAGAGAACTCATGAGAGTGGAGAAGTTCAGGGATTCGGCGACACTTGACCCTGCCGCCATCTCTTCCATCGTGTACGACGATATGAAATACAAGCAGAAGAAGTTGCTGCAAAACGACTTTGTGGAATTAAAGACGGCCTACATCCGCGACCAGGAAGCATTTAAGGCACAAATCCAGGCggagaaagagaaaagcaaTGCCCTCCAAGAAGAACTAGGCGAAATCAAGACTTCCTACGAGGAGCTTCGCTCTAAATGTGAGGCTGGTGTTGCTGTGGTGGAGCAGCAGGATCAACAGCTCCTTGAGAAGCTGAGAGCTGAGAAGGACGGTCTCTATCGGAAAATGTCACTGGAGATCGAACGGCTGCAAGAGAGGGAGAAACAGACGCAGAGCCAACTAGACCAGGCTGAAGTTTCATACCAAGAACTGAAAA ACAGAGCAAACCAGGATCTACAGCTTATCAACGTCCTGAGAGCTGAGAAGGACCATCTCTATCGGACAATCTTATTGGAGATCACACAGCTGGTAGAGGAGGGGAAACAGACGCAGAGCCAACTAGATCAGGCTGAAGTTTATTACCAAGAACTGAACTCTAAGTATGAAAAAGAGGTTTCTGCATTAAATCAGCAAGCCGAAACATATCAGAAGGAGGTAGATCACGAGAAAAAAGCTAATTTGGAGAGAGCAATGAAGGACCTTATGCTTCTCGACAATATGAGAGCTGAGAAGGACCGTCTCCAAGAAAACATGTCAAAAGAGATCACATGCCTGCAAGAGAAGGAGAGATGTTTGCAGAGCAAGATGGACGAGATTAACGTTTTATACCAGGAACTAAATTCAAGGTATGAAACTGAGGTTTCTGCCCTGAAACAGCAAGCAGAAGCCTTCAAGCTGGAGATTAAAAGTGAGAAGAAAGCTCATTTGGAGACAGAAAATAAGAACACGGAGCTCATCAAGAACCTTAGAGCTGAGAAGGATGATCTCCAGCAGAAATTCACTACAGAGCCGCAGAAAATGAAAGCTGAAGTCAGAAAGCAAACCGGAGTCAACACTCAGCTCTGTGGGGAGCTTAAAGACGAAAAAGATCTCACTAACTCGCAAAGGAAAATCGTTGGGTGTGAAGAACCGAGCCTGCAGAACGAATCCATCCCTGAAATAAATCTTCCTGAGCCTGCAAGCATGGATCCTGAGGAGGTCTCAGAAGAAACCTTATCAGAGATCAGTGAACCTGCAGAGATCAGTGAATGTACCGAAGTAACTCCCATGGACAATAAGACTTTAGAGGAACTGCCCAAGATAATTCACCTTGATCCTGAAAACATGGAGGATGCAGGCAAAGGGACAAAATCAAACCCTTTGATTCTGGAAAACACTCCGGCACACTCTGGCTGTGAGGAAACCAAAAACATGGAAGAAGAACAGGAACACATCTAG
- the LOC105930382 gene encoding MAR-binding filament-like protein 1 isoform X1: protein MSHQRQRHDNGMVRPQGRWGNQQNQQARFHPPPVHFLHGEIQRLHSLLDVARDRWSAENQKVACLEAELEETKLQLQKQKRLKEMHINMGKETKRELMRVEKFRDSATLDPAAISSIVYDDMKYKQKKLLQNDFVELKTAYIRDQEAFKAQIQAEKEKSNALQEELGEIKTSYEELRSKCEAGVAVVEQQDQQLLEKLRAEKDGLYRKMSLEIERLQEREKQTQSQLDQAEVSYQELKSRAMQDLELINDLRAEKDDLYQKMSLEIALLQEREKQTQSQLDQAEVSYQELKNRANQDLQLINVLRAEKDHLYRTILLEITQLVEEGKQTQSQLDQAEVYYQELNSKYEKEVSALNQQAETYQKEVDHEKKANLERAMKDLMLLDNMRAEKDRLQENMSKEITCLQEKERCLQSKMDEINVLYQELNSRYETEVSALKQQAEAFKLEIKSEKKAHLETENKNTELIKNLRAEKDDLQQKFTTEPQKMKAEVRKQTGVNTQLCGELKDEKDLTNSQRKIVGCEEPSLQNESIPEINLPEPASMDPEEVSEETLSEISEPAEISECTEVTPMDNKTLEELPKIIHLDPENMEDAGKGTKSNPLILENTPAHSGCEETKNMEEEQEHI from the exons ATGTCTCATCAGAGGCAGAGACACGACAATGGCATGGTGAGACCTCAGGGTAGATGGggaaatcaacaaaaccagcaagCCAGGTTTCATCCTCCTCCCGTCCATTTCTTACACGGAGAAATCCAAAGGCTGCACTCGCTTTTGGATGTGGCGAGAGACAGGTGGAGCGCAGAGAACCAAAAGGTGGCGTGTTTGGAGGCAGAGCTGGAAGAGACAAAACTCCAGCTGCAAAAGCAGAAGCGTCTCAAAGAGATGCACATCAACATGGGCAAAGAGACGAAGAGAGAACTCATGAGAGTGGAGAAGTTCAGGGATTCGGCGACACTTGACCCTGCCGCCATCTCTTCCATCGTGTACGACGATATGAAATACAAGCAGAAGAAGTTGCTGCAAAACGACTTTGTGGAATTAAAGACGGCCTACATCCGCGACCAGGAAGCATTTAAGGCACAAATCCAGGCggagaaagagaaaagcaaTGCCCTCCAAGAAGAACTAGGCGAAATCAAGACTTCCTACGAGGAGCTTCGCTCTAAATGTGAGGCTGGTGTTGCTGTGGTGGAGCAGCAGGATCAACAGCTCCTTGAGAAGCTGAGAGCTGAGAAGGACGGTCTCTATCGGAAAATGTCACTGGAGATCGAACGGCTGCAAGAGAGGGAGAAACAGACGCAGAGCCAACTAGACCAGGCTGAAGTTTCATACCAAGAACTGAAAA GCAGAGCAATGCAGGACCTGGAGCTTATTAATGACCTGAGAGCTGAGAAGGACGATCTCTATCAGAAAATGTCACTGGAGATCGCACTGCTGCAAGAGAGGGAGAAACAGACGCAGAGCCAACTAGACCAGGCTGAAGTTTCTTACCAAGAACTGAAAA ACAGAGCAAACCAGGATCTACAGCTTATCAACGTCCTGAGAGCTGAGAAGGACCATCTCTATCGGACAATCTTATTGGAGATCACACAGCTGGTAGAGGAGGGGAAACAGACGCAGAGCCAACTAGATCAGGCTGAAGTTTATTACCAAGAACTGAACTCTAAGTATGAAAAAGAGGTTTCTGCATTAAATCAGCAAGCCGAAACATATCAGAAGGAGGTAGATCACGAGAAAAAAGCTAATTTGGAGAGAGCAATGAAGGACCTTATGCTTCTCGACAATATGAGAGCTGAGAAGGACCGTCTCCAAGAAAACATGTCAAAAGAGATCACATGCCTGCAAGAGAAGGAGAGATGTTTGCAGAGCAAGATGGACGAGATTAACGTTTTATACCAGGAACTAAATTCAAGGTATGAAACTGAGGTTTCTGCCCTGAAACAGCAAGCAGAAGCCTTCAAGCTGGAGATTAAAAGTGAGAAGAAAGCTCATTTGGAGACAGAAAATAAGAACACGGAGCTCATCAAGAACCTTAGAGCTGAGAAGGATGATCTCCAGCAGAAATTCACTACAGAGCCGCAGAAAATGAAAGCTGAAGTCAGAAAGCAAACCGGAGTCAACACTCAGCTCTGTGGGGAGCTTAAAGACGAAAAAGATCTCACTAACTCGCAAAGGAAAATCGTTGGGTGTGAAGAACCGAGCCTGCAGAACGAATCCATCCCTGAAATAAATCTTCCTGAGCCTGCAAGCATGGATCCTGAGGAGGTCTCAGAAGAAACCTTATCAGAGATCAGTGAACCTGCAGAGATCAGTGAATGTACCGAAGTAACTCCCATGGACAATAAGACTTTAGAGGAACTGCCCAAGATAATTCACCTTGATCCTGAAAACATGGAGGATGCAGGCAAAGGGACAAAATCAAACCCTTTGATTCTGGAAAACACTCCGGCACACTCTGGCTGTGAGGAAACCAAAAACATGGAAGAAGAACAGGAACACATCTAG
- the LOC105930382 gene encoding inner centromere protein-like isoform X5 — protein sequence MSHQRQRHDNGMVRPQGRWGNQQNQQARFHPPPVHFLHGEIQRLHSLLDVARDRWSAENQKVACLEAELEETKLQLQKQKRLKEMHINMGKETKRELMRVEKFRDSATLDPAAISSIVYDDMKYKQKKLLQNDFVELKTAYIRDQEAFKAQIQAEKEKSNALQEELGEIKTSYEELRSKCEAGVAVVEQQDQQLLEKLRAEKDGLYRKMSLEIERLQEREKQTQSQLDQAEVSYQELKSRAMQDLELINDLRAEKDDLYQKMSLEIALLQEREKQTQSQLDQAEVSYQELKKAVGCTTGEEAEAELTDCYREPVIDEEDKDLTPDSFFVS from the exons ATGTCTCATCAGAGGCAGAGACACGACAATGGCATGGTGAGACCTCAGGGTAGATGGggaaatcaacaaaaccagcaagCCAGGTTTCATCCTCCTCCCGTCCATTTCTTACACGGAGAAATCCAAAGGCTGCACTCGCTTTTGGATGTGGCGAGAGACAGGTGGAGCGCAGAGAACCAAAAGGTGGCGTGTTTGGAGGCAGAGCTGGAAGAGACAAAACTCCAGCTGCAAAAGCAGAAGCGTCTCAAAGAGATGCACATCAACATGGGCAAAGAGACGAAGAGAGAACTCATGAGAGTGGAGAAGTTCAGGGATTCGGCGACACTTGACCCTGCCGCCATCTCTTCCATCGTGTACGACGATATGAAATACAAGCAGAAGAAGTTGCTGCAAAACGACTTTGTGGAATTAAAGACGGCCTACATCCGCGACCAGGAAGCATTTAAGGCACAAATCCAGGCggagaaagagaaaagcaaTGCCCTCCAAGAAGAACTAGGCGAAATCAAGACTTCCTACGAGGAGCTTCGCTCTAAATGTGAGGCTGGTGTTGCTGTGGTGGAGCAGCAGGATCAACAGCTCCTTGAGAAGCTGAGAGCTGAGAAGGACGGTCTCTATCGGAAAATGTCACTGGAGATCGAACGGCTGCAAGAGAGGGAGAAACAGACGCAGAGCCAACTAGACCAGGCTGAAGTTTCATACCAAGAACTGAAAA GCAGAGCAATGCAGGACCTGGAGCTTATTAATGACCTGAGAGCTGAGAAGGACGATCTCTATCAGAAAATGTCACTGGAGATCGCACTGCTGCAAGAGAGGGAGAAACAGACGCAGAGCCAACTAGACCAGGCTGAAGTTTCTTACCAAGAACTGAAAA AGGCGGTGGGATGCACCACGggagaagaagcagaagcagagcTGACTGATTGTTATAGAGAGCCTGTGATCGATGAAGAGGATAAAGATCTAACACCAGATTCCTTCTTTGTGAGCTAA